GAATGCCGTGGACACGTGACACAAGGCAGTGTTGGTCTTCACCTGCATCTTGGAGTTCTCTGCAAAACTCACACAGGTGAGGGCCCTCTGGAGAGCTCTAAGTGTGAGGGATAATAACAAAATCATTGCCCTATGGGCACAGTCTGGAAACTtctgctcagaaaaaaaaaatcagtgaaaatatgtgtgtctgaaatgttctttccagACATGATCCACTCATCAGACTCCAAGCTTCCTAGAAGGCAAAGCAATGAAAGAAACtgcaattacaaataaataatttttaaaatgaataaatgaaccagACTTTCAAAAACACCAATCTACTTTTCTTTTCAGGACCAGATagtcattttctttatggttgcaatagttgtaaaaaaaaagacacaatgttgagattcatTCAGAACTTTTAGAAATGTTTCTCACTTCAGGACCGAATCACAAATCATCATCACACACAGACGCACAGACACACACGCgtacgcacacacacatacacacacagacacacacacacaaagtcaatGTAGAAAAAAGgaattcttggggctgggattgtggctcagaggtagagcgcttgcctaatatgcgtgaagcactgggttcaatccttagcaccacataaatataaaataaagctattgggtccacctataactaaaacataaatattaaaagaaaagaaaaaggaattcctTTAAATTAAATAAGTCACAATGGAATGCTTGAGATGATTGAACAATATAATATCTTTAAAGGAGTGATTGGATTGCCTCATTTCTcacaaggaggaaggaaaaaaaacatgagatGGCAATTTTGAGCAATGCTCAACTTGGCAAGGatgggcagagacagagagaatgacATTAATGACAGACTTAAAATTCTTTAGGAAAAGATGTCATCAAACCAGGATTGAAACTGTATTAATAATTGAAGACCATTTAATACTAGGTTAAGTCAGAGCATTTAGGAGTGATAATTCCTAATAAATGAaatagcatatatttttatttttgtattgtaaCATTAAAAAcacagtcattttattttttaaatcataaaatataaattctagaaTGAGTGAGTGAAGAAGGGAATAAAGAGTAGAAGCTGAAGAGAGGAAATGTTTAAATAGGACCCACAATTTTAAGTCATtaccaaagatttttttccaccaAGTGATAACTGGGTGTGTTCCATTGCTGACCATGTCTCTATCATCCAACAGATCTCTTTACCACATGGAGTCCGAAAACCAAACACTTGCAGCAGAATTCCTCCTCCTGGGACTCTCAGAGGACCCAGAGCTGCAGCCCATCCTATTTggactgttcctgtccatgtacctggtcacagtgcttggaaacctgctcatcatcctggccatcatctctgactcccacctccacacccccatgtacttcttcctctccaacctgtccttggctgacatcTGTAGCACCTCCACCTTAGTCCCTAAGATGCTGCTGAACATCCAGACAGAAAGCAAAGCCATCTCCTATGCAGGCTGCCTCACTCAGCTATGCTTTTTCGTGGTTTTTATAGGCATGGACAATTTACTGCTGGCTGTGATGGCCTATGATCGCTACGTGGCCATCTGCCACCCCTTGCATTACATGGTCATCATGAACCCCCGCCTCTGTGTCTTGTTGGTCCTGATCTGTCTGCTCATCAGCACTGTGGGTGCCCTGGTGCATACTCTCCTGTTGCTGCGTCTGTCTTTCTGCAAACACCTGGAGATCCCCCACTTCTTCTGTGATCTGACTGAGATCCTCAAGGTAGCCTGTTCTAATACCCTCATCAATAACATTGTGGTTTATTTATCAACCATGCTGTTGGGTATTGGTCCTGTGTCTGgcataattttttcatatactcGAATTGTTTCCTCCATCCTGAGAATCCCGTCCACTGGTGGAAGGTATAAAGCTTTTTCtacctgtgggtctcacctgtCGGTGGTTTCCTTGTTCTATGGGACTGCTCTTGGGGTTTACCTTAGTTCTGCAGTGACTGATTCTCCCAGGAAGGCTACAGTGGCCTCTGTGATGTATGCgctggtcacccccatgctgaaccccttcatctacagcctgaggaacaaggacatGAAGGGGGCCTTGAGAAAACTCACCTTGGGGACATTTTCCATTTCATGATTCTGTCACCTGCCTTGCCTGTGAGCTCTTAGACTGAGTCAAAGTGAGTCAGTTCTTCCAGAAAAAATAGTACCTCTTGAGATTAGGAGAGTAAAACAGCTGTGGGGAATGAGACCCTCAGGCCTCTCAGTAACCAAAAAGGGCAAATGCCCTCCAAGGACTCCCTGTTAGCCGGTGGC
This genomic interval from Marmota flaviventris isolate mMarFla1 chromosome 1, mMarFla1.hap1, whole genome shotgun sequence contains the following:
- the LOC139702438 gene encoding olfactory receptor 7D4-like is translated as MESENQTLAAEFLLLGLSEDPELQPILFGLFLSMYLVTVLGNLLIILAIISDSHLHTPMYFFLSNLSLADICSTSTLVPKMLLNIQTESKAISYAGCLTQLCFFVVFIGMDNLLLAVMAYDRYVAICHPLHYMVIMNPRLCVLLVLICLLISTVGALVHTLLLLRLSFCKHLEIPHFFCDLTEILKVACSNTLINNIVVYLSTMLLGIGPVSGIIFSYTRIVSSILRIPSTGGRYKAFSTCGSHLSVVSLFYGTALGVYLSSAVTDSPRKATVASVMYALVTPMLNPFIYSLRNKDMKGALRKLTLGTFSIS